One Belonocnema kinseyi isolate 2016_QV_RU_SX_M_011 chromosome 6, B_treatae_v1, whole genome shotgun sequence genomic region harbors:
- the LOC117175486 gene encoding uncharacterized protein LOC117175486, with product MVSKAVHIEFATDLSTEGFLAALRRFIGRRGVPEHIYSDNGTNFVGANKELREIYDFFETEEFKKKIGSFALSKRKEWHFNPPLSPHFGGIWEAAVKSFKHHLKRLLKDQKLTYEQMNTLLIEIEVIFNTRPLYALSADPDDPLAIAPAHLLIGRPFNFLPEKNLISVPDNRLSTYNLITKAQQDFWKRWYKEYLNELQTR from the coding sequence ATGGTGTCCAAAGCGGTCCACATCGAATTTGCGACCGATCTCTCAACAGAAGGCTTTTTGGCAGCTTTGCGTAGATTCATTGGACGAAGGGGAGTACCAGAACACATCTATTCGGACAATGGTACCAATTTTGTTGGGGCCAATAAGGAACTTCGCGAGATTTATGATTTCTTTGAAActgaagagtttaaaaaaaagataggaTCCTTTGCTTTATCTAAACGAAAAGAGTGGCATTTCAATCCACCTCTATCTCCCCATTTTGGCGGTATTTGGGAAGCAGCTGTAAAGAGCTTCAAACATCATTTAAAACGCTTATTGAAAGATCAAAAATTGACTTATGAGCAAATGAACACTCTCTTAATCGAAATTGAAGTCATCTTCAATACTCGACCTTTATACGCTCTTTCAGCTGATCCCGACGACCCGTTAGCTATTGCTCCTGCTCATCTATTGATAGGTCGACCATTCAATTTCTTGCCTGAGAAAAATCTAATTTCCGTTCCAGATAACAGACTTTCAACGTATAACCTCATCACCAAAGCTCAACAGGATTTTTGGAAAAGGTGGTACAAGGAGTACCTCAATGAATTACAAACCcgctaa